One genomic region from Argentina anserina chromosome 2, drPotAnse1.1, whole genome shotgun sequence encodes:
- the LOC126784997 gene encoding RNA-binding protein 208-like, with the protein MQQQQQEAIMQQALLQQQQQQHMYHPGVLAAAMSQMEPIPSGNLPPGFDPSTCHSVYVGNIHVNVTEKLLADVFQSIGPLAGCKLIRKDKSSYGFVDYLDRTSAALAIMSLHGRQLYGLALKVNWAYANSQREDTSGHYNIFVGDLSPEITDATLFACFSVYPSCSDARVMWDHKTGRSKGYGFVSFRNQQDAQSAINDLSGKWLGNRQIRCNWATKSASSSEEKQSNDTQNAVVLTNETSDGGQDNSNEEAPENNQAYTTVYVGNLPHEITQAELHSQFHALGAGVIEEVRVQRDKGFGFVRYNTHDEAAMAIQMGIGRIIRGKSMKCSWGSKPTPPGLPSNPLPPPAQPYQILPNAGMNQGYSPAELLAYRRQLALSQAAMSAGGTQPMYEGYPNTSSGHQLMYYP; encoded by the exons ATGCAACAGCAGCAACAAGAGGCCATAATGCAGCAAGCTCTTCttcaacagcagcagcagcagcacatGTATCATCCTGGTGTTCTTGCAGCTGCTATGTCTCAG ATGGAGCCTATCCCAAGTGGAAATCTGCCTCCGGGCTTTGACCCGTCTACATGCCACAGTGT CTATGTCGGAAATATTCATGTTAATGTCACCGAGAAGCTTCTTGCTGATGTTTTCCAGAGCATTGGTCCCCTTGCAGGATGCAAACTCATCAGGAAGGATAAG TCGTCATATGGTTTTGTTGACTACCTTGATCGAACTTCTGCAGCCCTTGCAATAATGAGTTTGCATGGACGCCAACT TTACGGCCTGGCACTTAAGGTTAATTGGGCGTATGCCAATAGCCAGAGGGAAGATACTTCAG GGCACTACAATATATTTGTTGGTGATCTTAGTCCAGAGATTACAGATGCAACTTTATTTGCTTGCTTCTCGGTCTATCCTAGTTGTTC TGATGCaagggtcatgtgggatcacAAAACTGGCCGCTCAAAAGGATATGGCTTTGTTTCCTTCCGTAATCAGCAG GATGCTCAGAGTGCTATCAATGATTTATCCG GTAAATGGCTTGGAAACAGGCAAATTAGATGCAACTGGGCAACTAAAAGTGCGAGTTCCAGTGAAGAGAAGCAGAGTAATGACACACAAAATGCAGTTGTACTGACAAACGAAACTTCAG ATGGAGGTCAGGATAACTCCAATGAGGAGGCGCCAGAAAATAATCAAGCATATACGACTGTCTATGTTGGCAACCTTCCCCATGAG ATCACTCAAGCTGAACTGCATAGTCAGTTTCATGCTCTTGGGGCTGGGGTTATTGAGGAAGTGCGAGTGCAGAGGGATAAAGGTTTTGGATTTGTGAGATACAACACTCATGATGAAGCTGCCATGGCCATCCAAATGGGTATTGGCAGGATAATCCGTGGAAAGTCCATGAAG TGCTCATGGGGTAGCAAACCGACGCCACCGGGGTTACCTTCAAATCCTCTACCACCCCCTGCTCAACCGTATCAGATCCTTCCAAATGCTGGTATGAACCAAGGGTATTCCCCAGCTGAGTTATTGGCTTATCGTCGTCAACTTGCTTTAAGTCAGGCTGCCATGAGCGCTGGTGGAACCCAACCAATGTATGAGGGATATCCTAACACTTCGTCAGGTCACCAGCTCATGTATTATCCTTGA
- the LOC126784996 gene encoding U-box domain-containing protein 52 translates to MWLPNNKQEKKDGAGNALVAVAIDKDKNSQTSLKWAIDNLAQKGQTILLLHVKTKPSSFAQSPSHTNSRSNPNWEHHLVCKDPDPQTRELFLPFRVFCTRKNIQCKDIVLEDSDVAKALVEYSTQTAIEHLVVGASTKSGFLRFKQSDIPGTVMKLAPDFCNVYVINKGKPHSSRAATRQAPAISRNQVRSQTNSTKSEPYMNPPNNMKYSSERPPDRPRQSHDDLESFRSPFTRKGPNGKSYPELPMPDSDISYVSSGRPSIDRIFPTYYDAFDSGKATPPRMSNSTEIDMNHSFESLTYHGRKSLDITSSPPTFSSISQESDRLSSASQTMVEDVEAEMRRLKLELKQTMEMYSTACREALTAKQKAHELQRWKLEEERRLEEARLAEEAAMAIVEKERAKSKAAMEAAEAARRIAELEAQKRINAEMKALREAEEKKKALSALQQSDVRYRKYSIEEIEAATEFFADSRKIGEGGYGPVYRCNLDHTPVAIKVLRPDAAQGRSQFNQEVEVLSCIRHPNMVLLLGACPEYGCLVYEYMANGSLEDCLLRRGNTPPLSWQLRFKIAAEIGTGLLFLHQAKPEPLVHRDLKPANILLDRNYVSKISDVGLARLVPPEVADTVTQYRMTSTAGTFCYIDPEYQQTGMLGVKSDVYSLGIMFLQMITAKPAMGLTHHVERSIEKGTFASMLDPAVQDWPVEETLNFAKLALQCAELRRKDRPDLGNVILPELNRLKMLAEETMHPTLMGDDIGSSPQHSQVSMQLNGMSGPGSRSVEG, encoded by the exons ATGTGGCTGCCCAATAATAAACAGGAAAAGAAGGATGGAGCAGGGAATGCATTGGTAGCAGTGGCAATAGACAAAGACAAGAACAGCCAAACTTCACTGAAATGGGCAATAGACAATCTTGCTCAGAAAGGCCAAACTATTCTTCTCCTCCATGTCAAGACCAAACCCTCCTCGTTTGCTCAATCACCTTCTCACACCAATTCAA GAAGTAATCCAAATTGGGAACATCATTTGGTCTGCAAAGACCCTGATCCCCAGACCAGGGAATTGTTCCTTCCTTTTCGAGTTTTCTGCACACGAAAAAAT ATACAATGCAAAGATATCGTGTTAGAAGACTCGGATGTAGCAAAAGCATTGGTCGAATACAGTACCCAAACTGCCATAGAGCATTTGGTTGTTGGTGCATCAACAAAAAGTGGTTTTCTCAG ATTCAAACAATCAGATATTCCAGGCACTGTAATGAAATTGGCACCAGATTTTTGTAATGTATATGTCATAAATAAGGGAAAGCCTCATTCGTCGAGAGCTGCCACTCGTCAAGCTCCGGCCATCTCACGGAACCAAGTTCGTAGCCAAACCAACAGCACAAAATCAGAGCCATATATGAACCCTCCTAACAATATGAAATATT CATCAGAAAGGCCACCAGATAGACCGCGCCAGTCACATGATGATTTAGAATCCTTCAG GTCACCATTCACTAGAAAAGGTCCAAATGGGAAGTCATATCCGGAGCTCCCTATGCCGGACTCTGACATATCTTATGTTAGCTCTGGAAGGCCCAGCATTGACCGCATCTTCCCTACATACTATGACGCCTTCGATTCAGGGAAAGCCACCCCGCCACGAATGTCAAATAGCACAGAAATAGACATGAACCACAGCTTTGAGTCTTTGACCTACCATGGAAGGAAGTCCCTGGATATCACCAGCTCTCCACCTACATTCTCCTCAATCTCTCAGGAAAGTGACAGATTATCGTCTGCTTCACAGACAATGGTG GAAGATGTGGAGGCTGAAATGAGGAGGCTAAAGCTTGAGCTCAAGCAAACTATGGAAATGTATAGTACCGCATGTAGAGAGGCACTCACAGCAAAGCAAAAG GCACATGAACTCCAGCGCTGGAAactagaagaagaaagaagactGGAAGAGGCACGGTTAGCTGAGGAAGCCGCAATGGCTATTGTGGAAAAGGAAAGAGCCAAGTCCAAAGCAGCCATGGAGGCAGCTGAAGCAGCTAGGAGAATTGCAGAACTGGAAGCGCAGAAGAGAATCAATGCAGAAATGAAAGCACTCAGAGAggcagaagagaagaaaaaggcACTCAGTGCTTTGCAACAGTCTGATGTCAGGTATAGGAAGTATTCCATCGAGGAAATTGAGGCTGCCACAGAGTTCTTTGCAGATTCTCGCAAGATTGGTGAAGGAGGCTATGGTCCTGTATATCGGTGTAATCTAGATCATACTCCTGTTGCAATCAAAGTTCTACGCCCTGATGCAGCTCAAGGAAGATCACAGTTCAACCAAGAG GTTGAAGTACTTAGCTGTATAAGGCATCCTAATATGGTTCTGCTCCTTGGCGCCTGCCCCGAGTATGGATGTTTGGTTTACGAGTACATGGCAAATGGCAGTTTGGAAGACTGCCTACTGCGAAGAGGAAATACTCCACCTCTCTCTTGGCAGCTCAGGTTTAAAATTGCCGCTGAAATTGGCACAGGCTTGTTGTTTCTCCACCAAGCCAAGCCAGAGCCACTTGTGCACCGTGACTTGAAACCTGCCAATATCTTGCTTGACAGGAACTATGTTAGCAAGATCAGTGATGTTGGCTTGGCCAGGCTGGTGCCACCAGAAGTGGCTGACACTGTGACGCAGTATCGAATGACATCAACTGCCGGAACATTCTGCTACATTGATCCTGAGTATCAGCAGACGGGCATGCTCGGCGTGAAGTCAGATGTGTACTCTCTTGGAATTATGTTTTTGCAAATGATCACGGCCAAGCCAGCAATGGGACTGACTCATCATGTCGAAAGGTCTATTGAGAAGGGGACTTTCGCTTCAATGCTGGATCCAGCCGTTCAAGATTGGCCTGTTGAAGAAACCTTGAACTTTGCCAAGCTGGCTCTCCAATGTGCAGAGTTAAGGCGAAAGGACAGACCAGACCTCGGCAACGTGATCCTGCCAGAACTCAACAGACTGAAAATGCTTGCTGAGGAGACTATGCATCCCACACTGATGGGAGATGACATTGGCTCTTCACCTCAGCACAGCCAAGTTTCAATGCAGCTA AATGGAATGAGTGGACCAGGCTCGAGATCTGTCGAGGGCTAA